The sequence ACTGTGATATGTTTgcctatatataataaatatttttaaaaatagaAATTAATGGTTATATGAAAACAGGACAGTTTAGGAATGCTAATAAGGTGATAGAAACATGAAAATGCAATGTAAATATGATTTTAGTTTTCTTCAGCAACTGCAACTTCAATTTGAAGGCTGCCGAAGAGTAGGGTGGGCATGATCTGACCCCCTTATTGGATATCAAGCAAATCCATTTTGACTCTGTTGTAGCTTCCTTTGTCTTCCTGAGTATAATTCTTGCATCTGAATCGCCcaattcctccacctcctgcaccTCCTTCTAAGATGTCCACGTGATTCCACAAAGGCCTGTTGCATATATATTTGCCGGCACATCCTAAAGTGTGAGGCATATGCTATGTTTTCAAGGCGTCTGtaaggcgacgcctaggcgtcgaGGCGCTCCCCCAGCGCTTTGCAAATATGCCCGCTTTAGGCGCCCAGGCGTCGAGGCGCCCCCCCAGCGCCTTAAAGCGAAgcgtcgccttaaaaacataggGCATATACAACATTAGACAACGAGAAGACCAACTTCAGCAAGCAAAGGACAGAAAGGGTAAAGTCTCAACTCACCGTGGCCAAAATGTTGCCTCTCTGGTTGGTTGGAGCCTGGGAGGAAATGCAGGAGAAGGAGGCGGTGCTCAAATCTGTCTGGTGGAGCAGTGGCTAGCTTGTTTTTCTCCAGTGCAGCGCCAGATGGGTGGAGAGGGAGCACTGGAGGCTGGCCTCCTTCCTTGCATGGAGGCACTTAGGTCAAGGGAGAGGGATTAGGGGTGGCGGTGCTAATGGGGGAAGGAGTGACGGTTCTCAGATGCGTGGAGGGAACACCGAAGGCCGGCCTTCTTGCTGGTGTTGCGGTGATCAGGTAGGGCAAGTGTGGCTCTCAGGTGGGCATGGGGGCCAGCGGGGCGTTCTGTATATAGTTGGGGTCGTGTAGGGTTTTTATGTATTCTGGAGGTATCACAGGCGTATTCTTTTAAATAGAAATTCCTTTGATACGTATGAGGTACATATTTGTGCATATCTGAATGTATCCGAGTATCCGGGCCTGATACACTGGGTTTTCGCATatccatgtttccaggcctggcatGCGTGATGTCTGATGCACATAGTTATACACATATGTTTTGATTCATACTAATCCAAATTAAGGAATCGATGCTCAAAGCTTTCCCCAAATGACAAGTTCTGGCAGACTTGGGGCCTCTTCCATATGTATCTGGTGCCATTTTGCAGAACACATATTAGCCTTAGCCCTACATACATTTGAGACCTGTATTGAGATCTTGCATATTTTATCTACAGGACCTTCCTAATGACATGAgggttgctcaagagaagaaattGGAAGAACTAAAGAGACAGCAAGAGAAACAGACTCAAGAGGCCATGCAACGCACAATACAGTTGAGGGATAGAAAGATAAAGTTTTTTGGTCGGTGTCCTCTTACCTTTGTTTGTATTCGTTTCTAGTGTCCTTTGTGACTGTCTGCCTGTATGACCTTATGATTTTTTTGATGTGGGCATTCTAACTTCACAGAGAGGCGAAAGATTGAGAGGATGATAAGGCGTCTTGATAAACAGCAACGTTTAAATGCTGATGAGGCCAGCAACAAGTTGGCAACATTGCGAGAAGATCTTGAATATGTTAGAGTAAGCTCACTGACGTTCTTTCTTTTGCTTTGTGAACCATTTTTTGGCATGGGATTTTGTATATTTCTTTAGGACCAAGGAGTATCCTTGGTCTCATTCATGGCTGGTACTTGTTCTAGAACCATTGAACCTCCTTCAATTTTCAGCTAAAGGTTATTTATCTTTGTTTGTGCAGTTTTTCCCAAAGAAAGAAAAATATTTCCCTTTATTCACCGGGGGTAATACACCAGATGTTGTGGAGAAAAGGAATGCATGGCGTAAACAGATCAAGGAGAATCTCATCGCGGCGGCAGCAAATGGAAAGGACCTAGAAGGTACATGTTCCTCTTGATTAGCTTTCAATTATTGATTTATCTATATTATGATTGCATCTTCAACCTTCATGTTTACATTGAAATATGTTCCACCTGTTGGCTAGATATGTACTGTCTAAAGCACTGAATTTTGTTTTTGCATCACCCAACAGAGACAGCCAGTGACGATGACACCTTGGATGTGAGTGAAGATGATTTCTTTATGTCTGGAAGTTCAAGTGATGAAGAGGCAGATGATGAGCTTACCGATAAAAGTACAAAGTATGATTCACAACTCTTGGACATTGTACTTGCTATTAGGTTCCCAGTGGTATATCATGCTATAAATTTGTTACTCTGCGAACATTACACGGGGTGACCAATTAATGTTTAGTTCGGCTTAGATTATTGCATACGGGTGCGTTAATAAAATTGGGTTATCCTAAAACTATCTGTGAGTAATCATGATATGTAAGTGAATCCATGCAATGTTGCTTTACTGCTGCAAAATATCCTATTTGGGTCTGCAAGATAGCATTTTTTTTATGACCGGACGATTTTCCCATGGCAAATGTCATTGTCAGCTTAGTTTTGAAGTCAAGGGACAAGGCTGGTTCCCGAAAAACAGGGTCTATAATCATTTCATTAGTTGGTTGATGCTCATGCAGTTTGAATCATTTCAATTTGTGGTGGGAAGACATAATATTTTCTAATAAATTATTCCCCACAGATTTTCTCAGCCTGGATCGTAACCTTGTATCTGTTTTGCCTTAACATCTTATGTTCAGTGACTTCATCACTACATAAATGTTGCATAGCACGGAAAGATATTCTAATGCTTTTTTTTCCAGAGAACCTGGTGCTTCAGGTAGGGCAGCGTCTGGTATGTCGAGTGATGAAAAGAACCAGGTTATTTTCTGCACTGCGTCTCCAGTGTTTCCAATCAGCTGTCACAATTTTGCTTCCTTATATTTAAGCCCACTACTATGCAATGCAGCGGCAGAGAGATGCTCGGGTGCTTATGCCACCACCTCGCTCATTACCACCTAATAGAGCTAGATCTGCGGATAAACGTGCGGTGTCCAGCTCTAGCAATGCTTCGACCAGCACAAGCGGTAACTCATTCAAAAATAGGAAAGCATCCAATCTTTCTGGAGATCACAACAGCACTCTGAGTTCAAATTCTGATGCTCATAAGCCACGCCGCAAAAGGAGACCGAAGAAAAAGAAGCAGGTATAACTTTGCATACATGCTTTAGCCTTCGTACATTATGTCCTGATATCTATATATGACTGAAAATAACTCCGATGGTTTGAACCTAAAGGTTTTCTAGTCAGTGATGTTGTGTGGTTATTTATCGTAAGTAGATATCCATAAGAACAGTCAGACTAATAAAATCTGTCAAACATGAAGATAAATCTTTCCACATGTTGTGGGTGTGGTGCATGTATATGTATAACTGTAAGTTGGTTATGCTTGACTATTGCGCACAAGTTGGTGGACAGTTTTTTAGCGAGACTCAGATGTTGCATGGTTATTTATGGCAAGTAGATGTCCATGAGAACATTCATAATAAGATCTAAGGAACATGAGGAGAAATCTTTCCACATGCTGTGTGTGTGTATGTCTTTACGTTTATAACTGTAAGTTGGTTATGCTGGACTATTTTACACAAGTTGGCGTACCGTTTTCTAGAGAGACTCAGATGTTGCATGCTTATTTATCCCAAGATGATATTCATAAGAACAGTCATGATAATAAAATCTGACAAACGTGAAGAGAAATCTTTCCACATGGTGTCTGGGTGTGtagcatgtatgtatgtatgtgtataACTGTAAGTTGGTTATGCTTGGACTTTTTTCACACAAGTGGGGAAGCTATATCATTGGGAATAATATCTTAGTTGGTTACCTTTGTACCATTTGTCTGCCTGCGTACAACACCACCGATACCATGTCACCTTGTAGCCCTGTACTTCAGTATTATACAAAAGTCTCATGATGCTTGCTGCTGCTTGTCCATCTCCACAGGCATGAATGAATATTCCGATCCTCCAGAAGAGCAGAAGCCAAGATCTGTTCCATCCCAAAGCGCGGCTTCGTTCATGGCTCGTCGGTTCGAAAAGGGAGGAAGAAACCCAGCAAAAGTGTGCCTGAGCAAGCAGATGATTTTGTACGCTCGCTCTCTCTGATGTAAAATGAACCCTCCCTCCCGTCGCCCCGCCCCCGTTTGTCTTGCAGATACAGAACAAATTACCGTCGTAAACACCCGACATTGCTCGTTCTTATTGTCCCTGAGTATGTCTTCAACTCTTTACAACTGGGTGCCAGCTCCATTCGGGCGAGCACACGCTGTGCTCTTGCCTGAAAGCCATGCTGCACGCTCTCACCGTCTCCTTGCCGAGTACGTATGTGGTTGCCAGGCTGTGGTCTGTGGGGTGTGGACCTGCCTGCCTGCCCGCCGCTGCGATCCCATGACCTGGTAACGCGTGATGCCGCTGAAGTGTTGTCTCCCCACTGTCTGGTCCGCATCtgtatcatcgtcatcatcatgcatggcatgcCTTGTCCGTAGCTAGCCATAGCCTCCAAGAAGAATGTTCAACCTTACCCTCTCGCAATGTTTTTTACCGGGCATGTGTAGTGATAGCACAATGTTACTTACTGGAGTGGAGTAGTACATCGGGCGGCTACGCTTCCTTATCCTGCGCCTGCGTTTTGGCCAGGATTTGGTTGCTCGTGCAGCCATGGCCCTGGAGGATTGGGGGTGGAGGTCCCGGTTATGCTGTGTGTGACGTACGGTGCAGACTTGCAGTGACTCCTCTACATTCGTATGCAGCGACTCCTCTACATCCGCGCCGCTGCACGGAGCAGGGACTCCGGGATTTGTGCGTGTTATCCGTTtgtaaaacaaaagaaaaacgaGTCGTCTTGGCAGAAATCGTCGTCGTTGCTGGTGCTGATATGAATGTTTAGGTTTGATCTCATTCAGATCGATGTGGTTTATGTGTACTGTTCTTGGAAGGAATATGTCCACAGGAAAAGAGAAGGGAGAACGGGTACAGTGGTATGGAAGGAGAAGGGAAAAGCCAGGGGAATGGCAATGGCGCCACAGGGGTAAGGAATATGATGAAACGTCGCTTCTTGATCGGACGTGTCCTGGGATGGACAGTTCACGCGCCACCACCACTACCACCAGTTCGACATGACTAGTGCCATCATCAGCAGACACAGATCAAATGTACTCATCTTGTAGGGATGAATAGACCACCAAATTTGGAGCTTAGTCTCAGCCTCATTTTACGATCCGTGTCCCAGCTCCTCGGCGGTACAAAAGATTAGGTTAACTACAAACTAAGCATCTACACACAAGTTCTTTCTTACTGCATGGCTGCCTGAACCTCTGACTGTACATCAGTACATGCATGtacctactactactagtacaacaaaACAGTACCGCTACTGCTACTGCTCCAGGCCGATCCGGCCGGCGTGGCCGCCGGAGCGCGCGCGCCTGTGAGTCCTGGACCCAGCCTCGCGCTCGTACCGAGTACATGGGTCGAGTACTTGGCATGCCAGGCGCGTGCCCGCGTAACCCGGCCTCCGTCGCCCTTCACCCATGGCCTGATCATGCATCCGGCCCATGCGTCTGTGTGTCCGTCTCCTCATCATGTGCCACGGCCGGCTCTTCCATCATCTCCAGATCGCTTCATGTATGTATGCGTGCTCGATCGTGTCCttttcgtcgtcatcatcatcgtgcTTCGGAGCTTCTCATTATCCTCAGCCTCTTGCAGGAGGAGATGAACATGCTGCAGAACCAGACAAACAACAACCTCGTTAGTTAGACTCAGGTTATAGTGTAGCATGTAGATCCACACCAAAGATCGACGTTGGTCGGTTGGTATGCAAATTAAGGTGGGTGTTGGTGTGCTTACTCCCACGGGACGTCGCCGGCGAGCATGAGGTCGCCGTCCTTGTCCTCGTAGGCCATGGCGAACTGGCCGTTGTCCGGCGAAGAGCAGGAGGAGAAGCAGCCGAAGAGCGCGTCCAACGCGGCCCGCAGCTCCCCGTACCCCCCGTACGTCCGCAGGTCCACCTTCCGCAGGTAGGGCGCCCCGTCCATGCTCACCTTCACGTACAGCCTCCCTCTCTTCCCGGCCTCTCCAGGGCCTTTACTCTCCttcgccgccgacgccgacgccgactgGAACGTGCTCTTCCGGTACGCCCCCACCGGCGGCCACCCAACCACCTGAACCCTGCGCGCACAGACCAAAAATTCCATTAGCTCCTGCTCAACCAGTGCACATGCTATATGCACGTTGTGGTGGCCGGCGCTTACTTGGAGGCCGGCGCGGCGTCGTGGTCGTCGGTCCCGGAGGCCTCGCTGGTGGCCGCGAgtgccactgtcgacgacgaccgTTTCTTctgcgcgtcgccgccgccgccgctgcccggcgGGCCGAGCCGCAGCTCAGCGTCGATGAtctccatggatggatggatgaagaAAACGAGAAGTGCGTGAGGCTTGGATGGTTGGATGGAGACGGAGGTAGCGTAGCGTGTGGTTGAGGTTGAGGTGCGGACGTTGCTTCGCTTGGGTTGCGCGGCTGCCCCCGCATATATAGCGGCCGGGTTGGTGATGGGTGGCTGGCTGGAGTGGCTGGTGGTTGCGTGCCCGGCTAGCTGCTCTCACACGCTCGCCAGGACAGGGACGGGTGGGCCGGGGGGACAGCGAGGGAGGTGCTGTGTCTGGGCCCGGGCAGACAGGCGGGCCCGGCAGTAATGGACCGGGTCGGGGCAGATTCCCAGCGGTGCCTGGTGGCGGGCCCCCGGGCTGTCTGGCACATGCGGCGGGGCCCGGCGGCCGGTGCGGTGGGACCGCGCCGCACGGACGTGTCGCGCGCGGCTCGGCCACGGCCACTCTGGTCTTCACGGTCATGCATGTCGCCCTCTTCGTACGTACGTACCATGCCCGTCAGTTAACTGCACGTAgtagttttttcaaaaaaaaaagtttcaATACTAGTACGGGTTACCCAGGTAAAATAAGGTGATACTAGCACGTAGTACGTACTTTGTTGGCCAGTCGATCACCTTTTTCCTACCCTGCTTAATTATGCTGTAATTATGCATGCGAGGACGCGCACGCTGCATGTATACTATATAGTAGACACATTAACTTGTTAGCATTAGGGTATGGCTAGGTCTCGACTCTCAGCCGAGACTTAACAAAATCTCAGTCAAGTGACATAATACATACGTACACACAGAAGATTCCGGAACCCACTTGCTTGGCCGACCCGACTTGTGACCCGATGAAGCAAACGACAACGCGAGAGCACGGTCCAATCCTGCCCGATACGGTGACGGTCTAGGCAAACATTGTGAGCAGCCATACACAGAGACGCACAGAGACGCATATGCATGCATATCACCGGCCAGCTTTCGTGCGCGCAGGGGTTGCCCAACGGACCCAGACAAGACGGCGAGCTGGCGAGGCACGCAAGCGGAGGCCCATGCAACTCTCGCCCGCCCGCTctccatcgcatgcatgcatgcatgcaatgcaccgCCAATAATAAACAAACAGACGCATATGCACGCACATCTCGTGCCGCGGCCGTCGACCCGATCCGGTAGGGGGCGGCCACGCCTTTCCCGCTGGGGCCGCGGGTCGTTGCCTGTCCCCTCCCCCCTCACTCGTGATCGCATTCACGCCCGCGCGCCCAACCGGCCAGCTAGCCACTCACCAAAGCTGGCTCGCCCGATCTGATTCCCTGGAGCGAGTGGCTTGCTTGCATGATTCTGGAAAATCGATCGCCTGCCACTTTGTCGCGCAGGGAAATTATGTACTAGTATGCGCGTTACGGTAAAGATAGCTGAATGCAATTTTCTTTTGCTTCCTATGTAAAGTAATGATTTAAAAATTCTTATATtactttttttttgaattgtttcgattgcttaccacatgtgtcatgtggTAAAAATTCTTATATTACTTTACGGAAGGAGCACGTAGGCTATATAAATTTTTAGGCCGCGAAATACATATGGTTCCTCGCATAGGGTAGTTTTATAGTCTGATATAAAAAAGAGTGCATTAAGAGCGTCTACGACCACGATCGGCTAATATCGATCCCCAAACATTCACGGACGTGTCTGCTCAGTGACCAGGCGCGTTCGTTTTGATTCTTCGTTTATGCATGTATGTAACTGTTATGCACGCACTCGGATTCTCCCTCTCAATTAGGTTTCAGGTACAATTGGGGAAGGAGGAAAGTCATAGAGGAAAACAGAAAATGGTTGGGTTCATTGCTTGACGACCTCTTCTTTGCTCGATCTTCATTCATATAGCTGGCTCCCCTGCCGTGCTCTGTTTCTCCTTCCTTTGGGCCTCGGATTCCAGTGCCAATCTTCGGTTGCATCTTGTCGCCTTGGGCCGTCGCCCTGGCCGGCCTAGGAGATAACAACAACCACGTCCCTTACATCCTCCTCAAATTGTCCAATCACATGCATGTGACTGGTGGGAATgaagagagaaagagaaaagaaagaataaaaaaatgGTCCGGGGTGGGCCACATCCTATGTGGAGGGCTGCCTGAACATCCCCATATCCTCGCCATATTTGGTGTGGACAGTGGCGGAGGCAGGAA comes from Triticum aestivum cultivar Chinese Spring chromosome 5B, IWGSC CS RefSeq v2.1, whole genome shotgun sequence and encodes:
- the LOC123113692 gene encoding rRNA-processing protein efg1 → MAHGGQPRRAPAARRPKPSASAPAPAADRKRKRAAVFKTVTLKNQIRSTERLLRKDLPNDMRVAQEKKLEELKRQQEKQTQEAMQRTIQLRDRKIKFFERRKIERMIRRLDKQQRLNADEASNKLATLREDLEYVRFFPKKEKYFPLFTGGNTPDVVEKRNAWRKQIKENLIAAAANGKDLEETASDDDTLDVSEDDFFMSGSSSDEEADDELTDKSTKEPGASGRAASGMSSDEKNQRQRDARVLMPPPRSLPPNRARSADKRAVSSSSNASTSTSGNSFKNRKASNLSGDHNSTLSSNSDAHKPRRKRRPKKKKQA
- the LOC123113693 gene encoding auxin-responsive protein IAA14; its protein translation is MEIIDAELRLGPPGSGGGGDAQKKRSSSTVALAATSEASGTDDHDAAPASKVQVVGWPPVGAYRKSTFQSASASAAKESKGPGEAGKRGRLYVKVSMDGAPYLRKVDLRTYGGYGELRAALDALFGCFSSCSSPDNGQFAMAYEDKDGDLMLAGDVPWDMFISSCKRLRIMRSSEAR